In Besnoitia besnoiti strain Bb-Ger1 chromosome I, whole genome shotgun sequence, the genomic window GCTGAGCCGATTATCGCCACAGTTCTTGACGCGTACGAAGAGGTGCTGAAAATCCCGTTGACTGCTTTCGTGACTCCGTCGCTGCTGGTtcgccgagagcgacgaacggcgcagccagcagcggaagcgagaCAAGGAGGACGACGGGCAGGCGTGCTTGGAGCTtcaggagaagagagacggagagatGCAGAAAGCGAAAGAGACGAATACACAGAGGGAGAAAGCggcagaaaaggaggaaggggaggagaagaagcctTGTGGCTTGTCGTTCAGGAATCCAAGTCCTGCAGCTCTGAGACTAGCAAAATAGCGGTTGCAGAGTACGCGAGGTGAGGACGGCCGCGGACAGATTATGGGTGCCTTGAGACGCTCTTTGAAATCACATTTATGCGCGTGTGGGTAAATCATGTACTTCTAGACGTCCTCACTGAAGCGGACGTGTACGCGTGTGCTGGTCTCATGGCTCTGTCTCCGTTTGGGTGAGGCAGAATGTCCTTGCTACGGCGTACGTGAGAATGAGAGTTTCTCTTCTCGACACGGGTATCCGTGTCTCCATGTGAGCGTCTGTggcgagagcggagggcgggTGACGGAGAATCTGAATGCTAAACCTACAGATACGTCGCCGTCGGGCCTCTGAGGTGAGTTTTTTGGGGTGTGACCTCTTATTTGGTGACTTTTCATCTCTGTGTCTCGCCGTGCGGAGCTCGTGTGCCCGGTGGGTCTCCGTCCGCGAATTCTGTGTGCGGTCGtcaaggcgaggcgcggctgcggcgccgcgcagctgcgccgtcggGTGCAGGAGTGAACTTCAAACGGATTGGCGGGCGTGCCTTCCGCTTCAGGTTGTTCGGTCTGCAGCACAGAGGCCAGGTCCTTATCGGCGACGTCTGGCTGGGGCCGTCCCGCGTTGTGGCGCGCCTTTCGAGGCTAGCGTTTCTGGTGAGAAGAGTGCGCGCCTGCTGGGCGACTCTGGGTTCGCGAGTCGCTTTCGGCGACAAGCCACGGCACCGCTCTGAGAAGCCTGTTCATCCGTTCCCTCCAACAGCTCGTCAGACCCCAGCTTCGTGActgcgctcgccgacgcaggcCGGCAGAGTGCAGGTTCTGTGTTCaacggcgcgctcgcctcgccgcatcTGGTATCATCTGAGCCTCGCTCtagcgccgtcggcgtctcggctcgcctctgcgcgtctgcgtgtctgtgcgcgtggctgcgcaaGTTATGTCCGCTCTGTGTCTGCGAGGGCACTGGCTGGTTTTCACCACGGTTTGCCTTTTGCATGCGAGCCCGTTCTCGCTCGTTTgtcctcgtctgccgcagccggctgGCGGAGCACTCGCAGCATGCGAGTCGATGCAGCACCTGCGTGTGCGGTTCCTGGGTGCGCTCTGCAGATTGCGAATTTCCTTCTGCTGCACGACTCAGTGCTTGCGCGTTCAGAGGGCCGCGCGCCAGACTGGTCGCTGGACTGTCTGCCCTCGTACGCTCTGCAAATTGCGCTCGGGCACCTGGTTGCGCCAGACATGCTTGTCGTGCACCCTCAGCTGGCGCTAGGTAcggcccgcgcctgcgcggtgcTCGCTTGGTCGTGAGAGATGCCGGTTTTAAGTCCGCGACGAAAAACCGTCCGCGGACAGTAGCGACTTGAagagctctctgcgcgggTCCAAGTAGCCATAAATCGACAAGCCGTGCTGCGCTTGCCGGAGAGGCGCTCGGAGCCGCCACGCTTGTTTTGCCGCACCTCGGGGGATGCGGATGTGTAACGGTGGTACTCTGCTCTGCagcgggcgcatgcgcgcgcatgTGGAGCGGTGGGGCCGTGTCGTCCGTTCGTCTTCCCGACGGAAACCGGGTGTTTGAGCTGCTCGAGCGCAGAGCTTTtctgtcggcgcgcgcgacgggaTGGGACGGTCTCTCTCCGTGCGAGTCGCGCGTAAAGAGCTGCCAGATTTCAGAAGCGCCCCGCTGAAATGACGCGGCGCCACGCTCGTGTCCGCATGCGGCTGTGCAGatctttcctcctcgtcggcagaggcgctggacgCGAGTCCGTACGCGGCAGAGACTTGGGTGCTaacggagagcgagaagcgaaccggcgcgagggcgaagctGCAGGATGAGGCCGCGCGAAAGCGAGAGGCGAACAACAGCGACagcgtgctgctgcggctctaTCGAGACGTCGAGCTTTTTGCGCCTCTTTCTGAcccgtcgtcgtctcgttctgaggaagcagacggagggagagagggagagtcTACAGGCGGCGTGAAGACACTGAGAGACTTTGCAAAGGCGTGTGCGGCCCATGGGAAACAGCGGCTTCGACAGCGACTTAGAGCCATTGTAGGTCCACGCACCGGTCACAGAAGTTCGCGCACTCCGAAAGCGGACGAGCCTGTCCTGTAGTTCTGAAAGCCGCGAAGGCCTAGGGCTGCCGTCTTGTCTCTGTACGTATCGACTTGCCTATTCGTTGTGCCGCACCCCGTCTGCGAAGGCACGCATTGAGCGTCGGGTCTCACCCGCCGTCCTGCTCCGCATGTCCGCGCTGcgctctcgctggcgtcgtTTTAGTCCGTGCTCCTCACTCTTCTCGGTACTCGTTCGTCACGCGTGTCTAAGAGCTTTGCGGATGGTACGTCTAGCCGCTCTTTCGCGACGCCCCACACGTGTGTTTCTTTCCAGCCCCTCACGTTTTTGCATCTCGGCGATCCGTTCGTCCCTGCTTTCTTTCCGGCTGGGGCCGCCTTCAGCTTCTCTTCCTTTTGTCGAGCTCGTggcgtcctctcgcgcgtgctGGGTTTCTCTCTCAGCTGTATCCCCTCCGCGAGCCACCCGTTTTGCGAGCTGGCGACGAGGTCTTGAATGCCGTTCCACCCGCCACGTCCTCGCTCGGAGCTTTGGGTGGAGAGCGCAGCAGAGATTTCCCGATTTTCCCGACGGCGTACATTCGCACAGAACTGCGTGAGTTCTTTCGGTGTCCCGCGGAGCATCCCTACCCTTTCACGCATCCGGACTTCGCCGATCACTGCTGCAAAACGCAGCGCGACTGTCACGGAAACGCGTTGACTTCCCTTTCCTCGTGCTGCTACAACGACGAGCAGACGCagtgccgcgcgccgccgtgtgATCCTGGAGCCGAAGATGGTGAGCAGACGCGACACCCGCAAAGTCCGAGGAACGAGCATCTTCCCAATTCCGCGACGTCCTCGGTGACGGCATGTTGTGTTATCGTCCGACGTGAAGCCAGGGAGTTGACACTCTCCGTCTTGCCCCGTCTTGCTTGGGGCGCAAGTAGCTCTCGTGTCCTTCTCTCGTGTGTCAAGTGTGGATGAGTTCCTCTCTCGTGTCGGGTGTCTTCTCATGCTCGGCCAGCCTTTCCAGCGTTGAAGCGCCGGCACCATATGGGAGCTGACATGGAGAGAGCCAACAGAGAAGCTCTGCTTTTTGACATCTCAGCGTGCACGAGTGGTTTTCCTGTTGCACGTATTGTTTCTTTTCTCGGTGTTTCTGTGTCGCGTGCGCCCAGCCAGGATGGATTCGCCGCCTCCGATGCCGCCCCACGAGTGTCCGCCGTCCTTTCCGTATCCGTACAGCGCCGTCGAAACTCTAgctttctgctgcgcgacAGACAAGGACTGCTGGGGGGAACTCCTCCATCCCGGTTCGAGTTGCTGCGAGAACCATGACTATATGCAGTGCCCAGATCCGCCGTGTGCGCCTCACAGGTGCGCAGTGCGGGTAATGAAGAGGCGTTTCCCTGAGGAAGTTTAGAGTTTAGGGTCTCAGGGGCGGTGAGCGCCTCAGGCTATGCGCTCAACTGGCGGGTGTGTCGCGAGCGTGTTTGACCGCCCATTTCTGGGGACACCTGGCCGCACCGGGGTTTGCTCATATGCGTGGGGACGCGGACTCACAggttcatatatatgtacatgtatatatatagatagatatagatatatgctCGAGTGCGCATTTCCGAGAGCCCGCGGTCGCAAGGACTCGAGTTTTCCGCAATGCAGGTGTGTGCGCGTTTTCTTTACTTCTGGTTTCAGAAACGTCCTCTCCGCTTTGGGGGCAGAAGCGCGGTACAGCTTGAGCCCCGAGCGAGCAGCCAGGCAAAACGCAGCGCTGAGCAAGATTGGTATGAGTCGAGCGAAGGCGGTCAAGACGTACGTTGAGGTGCTCCAGAAGCTTTGCGTGATTGATGACTACATGAATGACGCTTTCCGTGAGGACGAGGCAGACTCGAGCGGCATCGGcgtcgacgaagacgacCATGGAACTGACCGTGGCGACGGAAGGCGCCGGTGAACAGGGAGCGAAGGCTGACTTCGTGTTTCATAGTCAGTCGTACAAACTTTGTGATTGTTGGGTGTGCGCTAAGTGTCTACCGCAGGCGTAAGCGCGCAGGTGTCCAGTATACGTACACCTTGGTgacaggcgcgtgcgcgataTTTCGCACGCTCTGGCCCTCCACACACAGATCCTTTGAACTCACGGGTCGTTTAAGGTTCACGCGTACTGCGTCGGAACTGTCTGCTGCTTGGAGCACAGCCCTCGAGCGTCTGTGTAGTTCGCTGTTGTAAGCACGTACAGGTTTGTCGAGCAAAGGAATGAGAAACGGAATGCCTTCCGCAAGGTGCTCTTCACGCGAGACTGACTTGTCGCAGAGGAGGACACAGAGACATGGGAATGAAATCTCCGGCGATAGGCGTTCTGCTCGGAGTCGCTGGGTAGTAACTATGCGGGAGAGGCTGCTGTCTGTTCTGTTGCTGCAAAAGTTTCTGCCTGCAGAGCATGGCGGGACCGTGATGGGTGTTGTCGGATTCTTCCcgaaggaggggggggggtgggagGGGGAAGATAACTCAGTGCCTCCATGAAGCAAGCAGTGTAGGCTTTGTGGGTGTTACGGAGAGGACGTGCTGAGTTTTCATGTTCCTTCGAAGACTCAAAGAAGTGAGCATTTCGCAGAGCCCCAACGTCATTAACCACGCCAAATTAGGCTCATCGATCAGTTCGTGAGCCGAGGCCCACACAAATCGTGCACGATGTCTGCGACGTGCTCTCTCTTTCGGCCGCTTGACACTGTGACCTGCTGAGAGGTGTCTGAAGGGGAGCGGTGTTTTGGTGAGAAAACGCAGCCGTCTGCTTGCATTCGTATGCCGGTTCGAGTTGATGATAAACTGTGCACAGATCTCCAGACTTTTCGTGAGTGGAGtggccggcgccgccgctgtcttcTGCGGTCCACGGAACTTGCCGAGACGAATCATTTCCGGATACTGCCATCTGGCTCTCCACGCAGCCAGCACTTACGTGCAAGCAGCATCAAGGGCACCCAGAGGTGTGCGCAACTCAGGCTCGCCAATCCCAGGGTTCACCGCGGAGTTATCCACGCAGCAGGTGGTGTGCACCCGGCACCGCCCGCGCCATCACCGCTTGTCTACGCAcgccccgctgcctccgtaAAGATGATGTCTACCACATGGTATCTAGAACCTGGGATGCAAACTCGTCAGTCCGCGAATTCAGTGTACGGCGTGCACGCGTCGGCAGTACAAATCCCTGGGAAGCCGCTCTTTGGCGACACCATATGCAAGAgaacccacagttcaaccctgtattataaattTCAGTAGACTCATGCCCTcgtcgtttatataaatctattaatgcttgtcaagttccttgtatcgagttagctcactgcgtacttagaatcagaccaaaagagttcactaatggtactagaaaataggagatcgcgttagtttTTGGGcaaacgacttccgaaccacgacatatattggtacaaagaagttaccatatcctctACTGCATTGCTGCGGCCCCAACAAGAACAAGTACTCTGTCCTGTCGCAGCACGTGCCGCAGCCAGTCTATTTGTCTACTGTCAATACAAAGAATGGTAATTACGAGTAGAGATAAGCAGAATGGATGTATGCAACGCCAAGTGCTTCCTTCTGTATTGACCCTTGGTAGGCGGGGTGTACTTGGATACTCTCAGTGCGGAGGAAATCATTAATGCCGCGCGCTGTGTAATGAAGACCAAACCTCTATTACCCTGTTAGCAGCTTAGTCTAAGCCGTTGCTGACACCGGATCACTTGCAAAAGAAGTCTTTTTTCAACTCCCGGTATTTGCCGTCCTCGCATCGCAGGATAaccgcgcgtctcctcttcacAGTGCATATTAACGAGTTATTCCATGGAGCAACAATATACTACCAGTCAGAAGGATATGGAAGAAGTAACCAGCATGCAGTAATCCATCAAAATGGCCCCTCTACGTATACTTCGCAGGAATCTCAATACTAGGCACAATGTTGCCACGGGCTTTCTCAGAAGAAGCCATCGCCCATGGCTCCATATTATGCTCGGGGCTGTCGCGCCACCCATGTCTGGATCACGTGGAGATGTAGACACGGCCTGTGTCGAGGGGTACGATGAAGATTATCCTGGTGTACACCGTTGACTAACGGCAGAACGCTGTGGTGGATGGATGGATTGCAAGCATCCCGCTTGTAATGCTTACTCTAGTATGTACGTGAGGAATGAACTGGAGTCGAAAACTAGCTCCTCTCTGGGAGCAACATTCGACGCAAGCGTGCTGATCAGAAGCTGGCACGGTAAAGCAGGAACGTCCTAGGGGCACATGTTTTACAGCCCCCAGGCTAGTTATACAGCCACACTTGAGAGCCCACAATATTACTCCAGTTTTATCGCGTGTGGAGTTATAGCGCAGTGGTCTCCCACCGTTCAATTCTGAACCATTCGTCCTCTGAGCCCTTCTAAATCTTCACACGAGGAACTGGCGGTTTGTTTGTATACGTGTCCGCCTGATTAATCTAGTTCGAAAAAGCCCAGATTCGACCTTCGCGGACACTCATGTGTATTTCCCTACATTTTCCTTGACTGCGTTTGATGTGTTTCTAAATCCGACATGAGCAAAACTCGGTTACAAGGACCATGACAGCCGACACAACGTACTCGTGTGGTACTACGGCCATTTGTATGCCCCATGCGATGAACGAAGTCATTCGAATTTTGCCTCAGCCTGCAACTGTGCGTTCCCACGCCGATCTCCAAACACATTTTCGCGCTCCCCCAACATGTTGTAGGTTGGCCGCTTCCCTCCATCGGGCCTTCTCACCCACGCCAGGCTCATCGTCCGTTGCCCTTTCGACATGCGCTAGCTTCATTCCCACAGCTGCGCTCCTGAGGGTGCTGTCCGAATGCGCCGCTCTGGGTGTACCCGCGCCAGACACACGAAAAGCTCCCGAAACTGAGAGCGCCGTTTTTCCCGAGCACAAGACCTTCTATCGCATTGGTGCCCTCTTACCATCCCACAAGCACTGGTCCGCAACACGTCGCTTCCATCAATCGGCTTCGCGTTCGCTGCGCACCCCCGTACCGGCTGCCCGCAATAAAGGCAGCTGCAGGGAGGCGTACAGTTATAGAAGAGAAGGGCAAACGAAACGAGGACATGGTTAGCGCAGCACCTGTCTGTCAGGATGCTCCGAGTGCTCGGGAGAGGGCGAGCTGCGAGCGCAAAtgtgcttcttctgctttttcGAGGGGGTGAAGTTAACGTAGTGACCCCCACATGCTCTGCGTTCCTCCCGGTCTTGTCCTGTAGTGAGATCCGCTCCGAGCCGCCACGCGGTCCCCCCGACCCAGCTgacctgcctctgcggcggaccGGACGCAGCATCCTCTGCTTCATACTGATAACGACATGAGACGTCCCGCCGAAACAACCTGTTCTTGCTCTGGATACTGATGCACGCTCTCACACATTTGCTCCGTGGCCGCTTGCGGGTCAAAGGGACAGAGACCCCCGGGTGTGTCCCTTGGCTAGCCGCGTGGCACGCCGCTGTTGCAGCAACAAGATATCTAAGTCTGTCAGAGCCCTCTACACGAGCACAGGCGCATGGCGCAAACAAGCTGACACAGAGTCTGTGTGGTTTGAAAGAAACGAAAAGAAAGTCCGAGGCTGTAGGGAGAATGCGTTGACGGACAGCTGCAAAGCGTGTCTGGACGGCTGTACCCGCGCATACAGGTATCATCCGCTGACCTGTCTGGCTGAAACTGGGCTTCCACCTAGGGTGCTGTCGGCCTTCCCAGTGGGCTTCGATGGCAAGTGATTTGTTTGACACCAGTTAGTCTGACTGGTTCTAGAATGAAATCGAGACTGCAGCGTGTCATACTTTGTTGCTCAGGGACGCATATGATCTTCAGCCATGAGGGAGGCCGTCTGGGGCGAGGGTGACATGTTGCCGCTGGGAACAGCACAGGCTGGAACGTGTCGTATCCGCCTACCAAGAAGTCTCTCAAGGTGTCAGACGCGTATTTGCTTCTTCGCAGTGCAGACTGTGTGCGTTACGGGGGAGCTGGGGGGCTCCAAGTGTCATCGCCCCTCACGTGGGCACGTGCTTGTCCGCGTCATTTCTCTGGAAGATATCCGCCTCCAGAGAGGGGGCCTTCCGTCGGAGGTTCATTTTCTCTCACGGAGGACAGCCCACTAGACGGGGGTGAGATACATTCAGCACCACATGCCTTCGTTGAGGCCGTGGCAGGAGCCCCCGCGGCATCCGACGTtggcgaaggcgcctcgcgtcctTGGGAGCAGATGAGCAGCGCCTGGCACCGTAAGTGGCTTACTGGTACTGACGAGGAAGCACGGGCTTCGCTTGCGACAGGTTTGCCCGTCGTTGCCACCCCCGCTGCCATAGGAGACGCGACCCCGCCGCACATACTACCGCTGATAGATGAGGCACTACCTAGAGGCAGTCGGTTCATATTTAAGGAGGGCCGGCGACCGGGAAGACGGTATCGCCGCCATGGAGAGGTCGTGCGAACCTCTGTTGCTGGTTCAGGCTCGGTTAATGTTATTGTGTTGGCCTCTCGTGATAATTCGTGGGGGTCTAGGGTTTGTGCCGGGTGGCGGTCTGTGCGAAGAAGCTTCAGAGGGTTAAATCCGCGAGCGGGGGCTTCGCAGGAGTTTGGCGGGTCAGAATACGGCGGAATGGCAAGGTCCGTTGCCTTCGGGGGGAGCATGGAAGCGACAGGGAGCGCGGTGGCAGTCTACCAACGTAGCACTACGAATCCGAGTTGGAGGTTCCTCTAATTATCGGCCGCAaaccgaagaggaggcagctcAAATTATCGAAATGTACAGTCACCCGACATGCGGCTGTTCCCCCCGGGCGTAACGTCTGAGCAGTTGCTGTACAATTTTCATCTCGCTCTCCCCATTTTCTCAGGTCAAATCCCCGGAAGACCTTCCCTACTCGCGCTACAAAATGGTATGTTAGTGCTCAACTACCTGGATGTAGTGCAGCCCTTTGTGTGCGACCTTTTCGTTATTTACGAAAAACTCACGAGTAAAATTTCTTGGGGAGTGGTGAGTTTTTCGTAAATAACGAAAACAGCTGATCGAGTTGGCAGCCAATCTTGGGGCATTCAAGCTTGTGCATGCCCACATCAAGCCAGAAAACCTGATTCTGGATTATCGTGGAGTCTCGTATCTGGCAGACTTTGATCAAACGCACGAAGCAGGTGCCCTTGTTCCCTGTCTGTACGTGGTCTACGTGGGTGGCTCCATCCTTTCTGACCCACAAGCGGTGAAATGCTTTCTGAGCGACCCTAGTCGCAAGATTCCTGTATCAGCTCACGACGCTTGGGCGATCGGGATGGTAGTCTTCGACATCTTCCGCACCAATATCCATATCAGACGAATGGACTACAATAATGTCAACAGCCGAAAGAACTTCGTGGTTCTCAGTAATCTTGCAGGTCCGTCAACATCCACTGAATCCCGGCCCCCCATCGACTGGACCTTCTGCAGCAAAGCGCAACCGAGCGATTCGGTCAAGGATCTGACCCGTCCCTGCTTGACCTTGATCCCCAGAAGAGATTAGACGTTTTGAAGTTCTATAAGGACTCCAGTTTCTTCAACGAAGGACGCCAGAGCCCGAGCTAATCTTAGGGAGCCCCAATGTGCAGCGCATATCTTCATGCCCCGTAGCTGCTCCCACGAGCTCTGCCCGGAGTTTGCCAACGAGTGTCGGTTCTCACGCTGCTTTACTCGGGGATTTGCTCGTCACACCTATTTTCCTTGCGTTTTTGCATCCTCGCCTGTTTCCAGGCTTAACTGTTTTCGTGGCTAAGAAGAAGAGCTGGTactgctgcgcctccacatTGTTGACTGTATATTAGGTACTGACGGTAGAACTATCAAGCGTCTTCGTCCAAGGGGATTTCTTGGATATGGGTTTCGCGGGTAGCGTCAGCAATATAAAACCGAGAAGCTGTTGTGTCATGTCTACCGACGAGAGGATGTACCGCAGACGAAACTCATTGTGGATTGTGGTACCTAATCACCAGTCCGTGCAGTCTCTGCATGTAGCAGTTCCCAGTCCACAAAGACCTGATACCAAGGTCGCGTTCAGGCTTGTAGTTTGGGGCTAGGCGCCTAATAGCGGGAAGGCTTGACATGAGTCATCGTGAGTGAGTAAGTAAGCCACCGAGAGTTGGGGCCGTCTCAAGGCAAGATAGCTGACGGTCTACTCAGTTTATATGTGTGTCGATAGTGTCATCCTGCTTGCATAGGTGTATGCTGGCCCCTGTTCGTCGTCGGCCTTATCACACGAGCTCCGTGATATCGCTGCAGAGTTTCAAAGTCAAAGACCGGTTGTCAAAGCGACGCGATGcaacagagaaagagacacgaGCCTGTTTGTGAATATCGTTCGTTgcgaggaggagcccgcTGTCAGGAGAAACTGATTCTTAAGGGACTGGGCCTCTCCAGCCATCAGAGAAGTCACTCGGTTTCTCATTGtgtctctcgccgctgcatATCCAGGAGGAAACAAAACGCACGGCGAACGCAGTAGCAGGTGCATTTACACCAAGAGGGGGGACTGCGAGATGCCGTGTTGCTCTTGCGGCTCCAGTCCAGGCTGGGGATATGATGCCGGCTTCGTACTCCACCCATTTTCGGGGTTCACACACATGTTAGATACCAAGTGTTTCTCTACGCGCACAATGACGTTCAAGCAGGATGTTGTGGATTGGCGGCTTTCCTCCCTCAcaccgcctcgccctcaccAGGTTCATCACCTGTTGCTCTGCGTCATGCGCTAGCGAGTTCCCTGCCAGAGTTTTGCTTGCGAGGTGCTGTCCGAATGCGTCACTTTGATTCTCTCCGCGCCACACCCGGGAAAAGTTGCCGAAAATGAGCCATACGTTTCTCCCACGCATATTCCCTTTTTCAACCGCATCACTGCCGACTTACCATCCCACAAGCACTGGTACTCAACCCGTCGCTTTCACCAGTCGATATCACATTCTTTGTATACCCTCCGTGCCCCTCGCCCCCTATTGAGGCATATTCAGAGAGGCGTACAGATGGAAAAGGAGATGGGAGTCAAAATGAAGTCATGATGGTATGGGACGTGCCCTTCAGATACA contains:
- a CDS encoding hypothetical protein (encoded by transcript BESB_001980): MAEASRYGADIAAGPERSRLRRDVKRRWTCPAGGRFGVFFSSLGSRLFFVSLVLGNVFPSSGWSDVVVAAKDAQPVSQVLPVITPAEEDGGSPTESTGAAGSRLEDFAVPAVAGSPKPHPAPAPSSPPSSALSAAEVAPLARVSPSFVPPVFAAWRADGFAFDRTSTRIFLFPQAERFAVPLLSLVSREGGDERLEGARGGGAAPGEKTAQEALTVPSSSSSLRSSSPAGQGASGLEARSQSLRKEGVAQREQNSGVGRASETPSVRSPSRTNGGAASGRREDARLTRAVVTYFPATGKDEIETLERLYGLVESWRFTFGVLERPNVEGDALHNGFLSSSPSVEQSSGGSGETEPALRLPPAGVPLINDLIIFADPRLQSSKLPPVCEQLRPWEGHLLASLRLQSRLETVSLLRSLRLPSPSSSPVASSPELSAAPASPGVQPSPRVSPAASLAFLSLFSRKRLRRLAARVSGSNWRLHPSRCFVIFTFVNGVRTPDSRWEKRHIQDAVEAELAYLAEPIIATVLDAYEEVLKIPLTAFVTPSLLVRRERRTAQPAAEARQGGRRAGVLGASGEERRRDAESERDEYTEGESGRKGGRGGEEALWLVVQESKSCSSETSKIAVAEYARLFGLQHRGQVLIGDVWLGPSRVVARLSRLAFLIANFLLLHDSVLARSEGRAPDWSLDCLPSYALQIALGHLVAPDMLVVHPQLALDLSSSSAEALDASPYAAETWVLTESEKRTGARAKLQDEAARKREANNSDSVLLRLYRDVELFAPLSDPSSSRSEEADGGREGESTGGVKTLRDFAKACAAHGKQRLRQRLRAILYPLREPPVLRAGDEVLNAVPPATSSLGALGGERSRDFPIFPTAYIRTELREFFRCPAEHPYPFTHPDFADHCCKTQRDCHGNALTSLSSCCYNDEQTQCRAPPCDPGAEDARMDSPPPMPPHECPPSFPYPYSAVETLAFCCATDKDCWGELLHPGSSCCENHDYMQCPDPPCAPHRNVLSALGAEARYSLSPERAARQNAALSKIGMSRAKAVKTYVEVLQKLCVIDDYMNDAFREDEADSSGIGVDEDDHGTDRGDGRRR